The DNA region GTTGCCGTAAAAACAAGAAGATAAAGACTTCGTCTTCCACTTCAAGATTTTCTGGGGATTCAAAAGATACAATTAGTGGTTCTTCAGATATTGGTGGGCTCAAGTTTTTTCATGGTCTTTCACCAGCTATGGATTTTCAACTTGGAGGACTAAATTTTCCAAGACTAAGCACTACTTCAACATCTGGTGGAAGTATTTTCAACCAGTATTCTTCATTTGGGGACATTTCCACTACTACTAATTCTGCTGCAAATATTGGGTCAAGTTCTTGTTTTAGTCTTGATCCTTCAGGAAGTTGTTCTGGTTCTTTGTTGGGATTCAATAACTTCCCTTTCTCAACTTCTATGCTAAAACAAGGTGAGAATAGTTACATCAGAGAAAACACACTTATAATGGTCAAATTAACATGTGGAGATCTTTGTTAAATTCCTTTTGTTGGCGGTTAGATTTGAACTGAAAATCCTATACCTGCTCTAATATAATCATTGTGAAGTGTATTCCTATATATCTCGTCTAAAAGTTTAAGCGGTTAATAAAGAGATCACACTTTTAATTATATTTGTCTCAACACACAGAAATACTTTCTTTTTGCATTTTGGATATTAGCTAGTTTTGAACCCAGGACCATCTTAAGGTGTATGACTATATTACTTAAATGTTTATAAGTTATTAGAGACAACAAACTTTGCTGCTTGTGGTGAGATTTGAACTATGATCATCACttgcttgttcttttttttttttttggtctagcTATTTTATTTAAAAGTTTAACTTGTTGAGAATGAACACATTTTTAATTATTCAATTATATTACGTCTCGACAGGTATTACTGGAATTCAAGAAATAGGATCAATGGGAGTTCATCATGGCACAATGGCATCTTCTATAGAGTCATTAAGTTCAATAAACCAAGATTTGCACTGGAAATTACAACAACAAAGACTGGCCATGCTTTTTGGTGGGGAGAATCAAAAAGAGAACATTGGTTCATCATCAATCCCTGTTGAAAATCAAAGCCAAATTCAAAAGCCACAGCccattttgtttcaaaatttgGAGATATCATCAAAACAACAAGAAGATCAAGAAGCAGCAGCATTTGGAAATACTAATGTTAATTCAAGAAAAGATTGTAGTACTGGAAGTGGGAATAATTTGGCAACTGAATGGTTCTTTGATAACTCCTTTGGAACAGTAAATCCAACTTCAACAAATAGCAGCAGTGGAAATGCAAATGATCAAAATGCCAACAATTGGAATAGTATTCAAGCTTGGAACAATTTGAATCAGTACAGTACATTGCCTTAATTAGCTCTATTATAATTTATACTAAACTATTTAGGCCCTCTTTCCTTTGAGTTATGGAAAAAAACAGCTAAGTCAATTAGGAATTAGTTTTTGTtttttgatctttttttttttctttttcttgttattTCAGTTCTGCAAGACACTGATCAAAAGTTTTAATACTGAACTTATTGTAACTGTTTATTATTAAGATGATGATGGTGGTTAATATTTCACTGTATGTTCTCATGTTCCACTACTAGTAGTTTTAGTTCCCTTTTCCTTCCTTTTGTTTATACATGTTGCTTTCTTGTCATTTCAGTTCAGTAAGATACTGATCAAATTGTTGTTAGTATTGAACTTATTGTAAGTACTGTTTACGATTATGATTCGATGGTGGTTAATTTTTCAATGCTAATTCTCATGTTCCACTACTAGTAGTTTTAGTTTTTTTTCCCCCTCTTTTTGTTTATACATGTTTTCTTGTCATTTTAAGCTGTTGATCAAAAGTTTTTAGTATCGGACTTATTGTGATTACTTATGATTATGATGATGGGGATTAACTTTTCGATGTCTGTTCTCATGTTCCACTACttagtttgtttgtttgtttgttttatttaTATATGTTGCTTTTTTGTCCTAATTACATAATCTCATAGGCAAATTAATCTATTTCTTTGATTTATTTATAACATAAGATTTTGCGATGTTAATTCCACTGTCTAATTGGTATATTTTCTTACTTGAATATATTTTGGGATTGGTGATAGATTTTATGTAGAGTCAGTCAAAAGATGGGAAACTTATTGGCATATCTttgatttgttgttgtatgttgagtCAGTCAGGTCAGAAGTCTCTTATTGTGTCAATGTGTCTCCCTCTATCAGGTAACCTATACTCAGACTTCTTATACAAATGTGTAGTACTACTGCCcccatcccaatttatgttacAGTATTTAAGCAGGCATGAAATTCAAAAAGAATTGAAATTTATGGTCTAAAACGTACTATAAGTATTTTTGTGACCATAAAATCGTATCAATAATTAAATATGAGAAATTTAAGGCAAAATTGTTTCTAATTGTAAAAAAAGGTATTATTCTTTTAATTGGGACAGACTGACGTAGTGAAGGAGGCGTACTATACGTATACCGATTTAGCAGCTGTGAAATCTATACCAACTATATAAAACTTCAGTGATTATTGAAGTTGCCTATTCTCCATCATTCTCTCTcacacacatagacacacattgcATGGAGTTTTTCATAATAATTAGAGTTGCAGTGTGGTATGTGATTTGGTGGTGTCTGAAAAGTGGTGGCTTGAAAGTATAGTAAATGCTTAAGAGACTGTCAACATTTTGAGTGAAAGGGGAAGAGTGGGTGAAAAGGGTCATGAGAAGAGCTTGGGTTCTTACAAGTTTGTTTTTTACCTTAGCTTTTCATGTTCTTGGATAGAGTGCCCTCCCCCTAAGGAAAACTGtatattttcatgcttgaattttCGGTTTATTAAGGCTAATACGTATAATCGAAGAATGTGACATATTTTAAGTAGTAATTAACTTATTTACATGATGGCTACTTAAGAATATGCTCagaatttttttcaaatttgagTCAGAAATATCTAATAAaaatactttatcatatatttattTCTATCGGAACATGCCGTAGTTCGAGAGCCTAAATGAAATTTATTAGCAAATCTAAGCAGTTGCTGATGTATTTAGCTTATATTATTTCATTTGATATATATTACTATACCGATTGTGTAACTTTGTCCACTCACACTTGAGTAATttagaaaaaaatattaaaagtGTTTTGCTGAAATTTGAATGTTGATCTCTCGTCTTTTCACACAGTACTTCGTTAACCGATAGGCCACATCTTTTGAGTGCAAATTGCGAGCTTGCAAAGGAACTGATCCACTAGTTTGGATTTTGTATATAAACTCCGtgttaaatcaaatatttatggCGAGGTTGAATGATGAAGATCAAATTATTTTctatattttatttcaactcaTATATGGGGAAGAAAAGAAAATTAGGAAAAAAGACCACCCATTTATCGTGAACTTGAAAAGCACATTTGgagtttctctctctctctatatatatatatatatatatatatcctattaGTCATTACCCAAAACTCATGAATTTCTCGCAGGTTTCTAAATTTACAGTTGAAGACTTCACTATACATAGACATTTGCAGTTGCAGTTCTCTTCCAGAGTGTCTTTCACGTTATTCACACCCCACCCCtctccttttttatttattttttatttttttaaaactatttagaGTAGTGGTTCTCCGTTATAAAAGTATTTACACAATTAGATAAATGATTAAGATAAGCATTAATTATAAATTGGTAAAAATAGTAATTGACATGCTATCATACTTGAAGCTACATTGATGATGTTACATTACGAATTTAAGTCTGTAGGTAAGTACTCCCCTTAAAGTAGGGGTTTTGAAATCTTAAAATTAAGATATGTCACCCCCTATTAGGCTATATGGTGTAAAAATTAGTGTCAATGTACGTATATTATTTAAACTCTTTAA from Lycium barbarum isolate Lr01 chromosome 10, ASM1917538v2, whole genome shotgun sequence includes:
- the LOC132614036 gene encoding dof zinc finger protein DOF5.7-like, with the protein product MTSQDNKDESQSSDGGRKTSAARPQEPALNCPRCDSPNTKFCYYNNYSLSQPRHFCKTCRRYWTKGGALRNVPIGGGCRKNKKIKTSSSTSRFSGDSKDTISGSSDIGGLKFFHGLSPAMDFQLGGLNFPRLSTTSTSGGSIFNQYSSFGDISTTTNSAANIGSSSCFSLDPSGSCSGSLLGFNNFPFSTSMLKQGITGIQEIGSMGVHHGTMASSIESLSSINQDLHWKLQQQRLAMLFGGENQKENIGSSSIPVENQSQIQKPQPILFQNLEISSKQQEDQEAAAFGNTNVNSRKDCSTGSGNNLATEWFFDNSFGTVNPTSTNSSSGNANDQNANNWNSIQAWNNLNQYSTLP